TTTTGAGTGATTTAGAGGCAAAGATGAGTGTTCAAGCGCAGAATGAGACGGGTATAGACGTTGATAAGTTAAATATGGCTAGTCTTTACTTCTGTTGTTTTGTGTTCGGTGAGGGGACTAGGAAAAAACGAATAAGATCGATCATAAATACCTGATGCTTATAGATGATTTGGATAGGTTTAACAGTTATCCGTGGGGTAGAGTAGCCTTTCGTGATGCGGTCCGATGTTTGAAGAAGGACCTTTTAGGGCGATATACTTACCTGACCGAGACACAGGGTCGGAAAGAAGTTGATGAGAGCTTCCTTATTGGTGGTTTTGTGCTGCCTCTGCAGGTATATCATTTTTTGAATGTTAAAATGGATATGTTATCTTTATTTCTATTAATAACATTGTTTGAAATTTTTGTTACAGATACTCGCTTATGAATATTATCCGAGCGTGGCACAAAAGTTTGCAAAGAGAAGAGATGTGGTGGACGGTTTGACGTTGCCCAGGATGTTTCAGTGGGTGACTAACAAGTGGGCCTCAAACCGTGCCCCATCTGCTGTTGACGTCGTGGCAGCTTTTGGTGACTGTGCTTTAGATGTAAGTAATATGAACTTATTTGATATAATAACTGTGtacttaaatttttatttaatctgTTACGTTATTCAATAATTGTAGGATTGTCTTGGATGTTTGACTCCTACTCCTAAGGAGCTCGTTTCACCTTATTATACCACTGGGGTTTTTGATGATTCTGCGACCGATGAGGTCATCACTCGGTACTCGAGTTGTGGAGGCAGGGTCAGACAGTCATTTGTAGCGAGCACGCTCTGGAGTCTCCCTCAGTCCAGCACACACATTTATCTCCAGATGTTTCGAGCACCCCTTCTGCACATTCATCTCCGAATCATGCCATCACCCGTTCTGCTCATGTCGCTAGATCCAGCTCACGTACGGGTCCTAGAGTCCACTTTGGACTCAATTCTTCCCGTCGCCCATCACCCATGGAGCGTCGTTTCGAGAGACGGTTGACTGCGTTGGAGGATTCCGTTACGTCTTTGCGTCTTGAGATGAGAGCACAATTTATTGAGACCAGGGCGTGTGTGAGGAATATAAAGCAGGGTTTCGATGAGCTCAGATCGAGTTTGACAGAACATATTAGAGCGGGTTTTGATGAGATCAGGTCTCACACGGCAGGTGTTGGTGAGATCAGGTCTCCGACACCGGTGCATGAGGAGAGAGATTTTAGCATAGCCTATAGCAGAGGGCGGAAGAGGAAATCATCCGAGGCAGATATTTGTGagataaatttattaattatatttatgtttACGTAAGAGATTGATTTATTAGAATTGTCATTCTAATTTTAATCTGTTTGATGTATGGTGTTAGGTGTGGATGATAATATTGCTAGGAAATTGCAGTACTAATCAAGCATCGCAACAACCGAGATTTGAGCCTACGCTTCCAGTCATAACAGAGGAATCCTCCGAAGGTGAGTCTATTACTCAATGAACttttttgattatatatttatgtatagtATATTACTCAATAAAGTTTTTGTTTTAGTTATCCAAGTAACTCCTGATGCGGCTATGACAGTTGGCAAGGCGAGCACGTCGAGAGGTTAGTTCACGACATCTTATATATTCATATTTGCATTAAAGTTgttataattatcaatttacGTAGCGAACCGTCATTTTGGGGCAGTTGTAGATGATGTTGTGAGGCCACTTGTGGAGAGCGTGACTTTGAAAGTAAACATCTCGATGGCGCGAGTTAGGGCTTCGATGCTCGTGCGTTCGCCGAGTAAGATTAAAGGCTTTTACAGCGAATACAAGAAGACGTTCTACGGGCCCATGGCGATCGCGAAATCGCGTGTCACTAGCTCTGTAAGCATTTACAACTCCTGTATATTAGCATTCATacttatatttaaatttgaattcaaaTTGTGAGATCTTTTCGGAGACCAAATGTATAGGGAAAGCGTTGCGATTACATTAGCGAAGTTCGTAAagtttagcgacgattttttaacaaccgtcgctaatatttgcgacggttttagtaaaaccgtcgccgatgtagatcggcgacggttttaattacaccttcgctactagcgacggtttattcaaacAGTCGCTAATAACAGTCGCTATTTGTACAACTAATAACAGTCGCtatcattaccactttgatgtttttaatgcagctatagatttcattttgatgtagttaaatactcggttcaatgagtcatcggtgaaacttctttctcttagtacaactttagatcctaaaaattaatttgaatcatttaacagtgatgatatttacaagcttgcgaagaagttttatcctggagatttcacagatcaagaaattgttgctttggagtatgaattgatacattataaacttgatgtgatgcagaatttaaaggtttctacacttgttgagttgtgtcagcaattgaccgagagtggatggtcaagtgtttatgttatgttgactagattgattcatcttgttttgacattacctGTGTCTACTGCTACTACTGAgcgggctttttcagcaatgaagcatgtgaagacggcacttcgcaacaaaatggaggatgactttcttgccgattgtttgacactctatattgaacgagatttagctaaacatattgatgtaaattatattattgacgaattttatgttttaaaatctcgtAGGGTACAACTttgttgaacgatataatgtaatttttttttaataatatataacttatcatattgagttcaagcccccccAACTTTTATTCCTAGATCCATCCCTGTATATAGTTTTTTTGTTATGCTGTCCACCAACTGTATTCATTTTTATATCTATCAATATAGTGACATTCACCTATTGAATATGataaattatatcaaaattgtatATCTAATAGGTGAGTCTCACTTCATTGATTGACACAAAAGTAAACACGGTTGATAAACAACATAACAAAACTGTCTATATATAATTACATTAGGGAAAAATGAAACAGAAATCGAATTCTcttgtttaaattttttatcaaaacatacatagtgaatttgaaaataaaaaaaataaattatattcatCCAAAAACAATTCgaattatttaaaatctaaacataTCACCTTCTCGGCTACTTTTATATTCCattcatttgaaattattttcttCTTATTTTTAGCTTATCTATACTAATTAAATTAACATAATGAAttctaaaatttcttaaattaaGTAAGAACCAATTTTATATCATTGATTCACTTTTGAGATGAGatccaaaaaaatatttgaccAGAGATATTTATGTGCTAAATTAAGAGATTTTAGAATTTCATGTCAAGTTTAATAAAGAACAATAGTTGGTTTGAAAACAATTTTCACTGTCAATCTTTTCTAGACCACAAACAAAATCTGAATTCATATGACGTATGAAATGCAAGCAAAAAATACaatttcaaattaaaaactacCGAACTTTACTCAAAATTCTTCTTCTAATGGTTTCCCTCCTCCATACCAAAATTTACAACCATCTTGTATCACGAAAGACTAATTTAGTTCCATTCACTTTTGCCTACATTTTCTGCTATAGCTAGTTTGTTTTATATCATCTCATGAGTTTGTTCGTACCATATTATAAATGTTACCAGAAACGTGAAGAACTTTCTATGTGGGCATACTAACAAGCTAGGTCGCCTTACCTCCTTAAACAAAGTTACTTTTTTAAAACTACGTGTGAGCAATTTGAGAGTATTCAACATGAGCTAACTATTTCGATAAAATATACTTTCCTCCGTCAAAACTCATTTAGGTTTGTGCGTGTTTTCACACAtattaagaaaatatttgaaactGTAAATTTTATAAAGCAAATTTTCATCTTGCCTTACTTAATGAAGATTTTAATTTGTATAAGTAGTTAATAACATTAATTTAATAGGGATAAAATGGTAAAATAATTGGAAAAAGTACActaaatatgaaaattaaacTATATATTTTGGGATAAATGGAAAAAGAAATATAACCTTGAGAGGGACgaagaaaataatataaaaatgacaaataatattatatttttacaatTGATGATAcaattgaatttaaaatttaaaaatatgagaCCCACTCACTCCATGAGCAAATTTTCTTTGATAAATGcgattttttattctttttcccAGACGATTCGAcccatttgatttgatttgatttattgGTAGGTTCTCTCAAACGATATTGATTTGTTGAATCCGCCGGCTGAGCTTGAAAAGAGGAAGCATAAGCTCAAGCGTCTGTTCCAATCCCCAAATTCATTCTTCATGGTACCACGATTAAACCTATTTTTTTCCTgtttttattattgattaattttCGCATCTTTTATTTATTGAATGATTTTTTCTTTCCTATTGTAGGATGTGAAGTGTCAGGGTTGCTTTAACATGTAAGATCATTTTTTTTCTGCACCCAAACAAGGGAATTCCTGAATTTTTTCTTTCCCAGATATTACTTGATTTCATGAAtgaaagataaaattttgggatCTCATCTGTGTGGTTTCGTTCGTGTCTCTTGCTccaattattaaatatttttgaatCAAATGTTTTATGCTGGTATAAATTTTTTGTCTTAACCAAATAATTTATAAACAATTTATGCCAGGAGTTTTATGGATGTAGGACGTTGTAGGGtgtgaaataaataaaagaaactCCAGCGTTTCTTTTAATACATAACTAAATATATAAGTTCAAAACATATTAAACTTCAATTCTAAAACTAGAAAAACATAATCTAAAATTCATATTCAACTTCTTCATCAAGATCGAGTCCATCTTCTTCATTTGAAATTGCATAGCGCTCGACATCATTCTCCTCTTCACTTTCTTCATCAAAGTCGAATTCATCATCTTCAGTCTACGACGTGAGGTAAGTCCGGCGGCCTGACAACCCAATGTCCGGCAAGCCACTAGCAACAAAAGAGGAGAGACAGTGGAGAATGGTAGGGTTTACGTCAAGGTTGATTAGGAGAAATGGAGAAGATTTAATTAGAAGACGATAAGAAACGTTGATTTCATATATTATTGGGCCTAAAAATTGTGCAAAATGGCCCTAAAAAAATCTTgcattattttgaaaaaatgtcCTACAGCTTTTCTTTCCTATAGCGACGCTATCGCCTCAAACGCTATTGCGTTGATAGTGATGATAGCGCTCGCTATCTCGAAGTGTAGTGCATGTAGCGCCCTGTAGCCATGGGGCTTCGCTTCGCCTCGTTACGTATGTATTAGTTGTCAAATGGGTAAAAGTTGTAGATATCAAATTACATGTTTCTTGTCCAGGAACTTCTCAGCAGAACAGTATAGCCGAAAAGAAACAAATGGGTAAAAGTTTTCTTCCTTTTCAATAGTGACATGAAGCAATTGTTGTCTTTTGACATCCACAGATCAAAGGGTGTTCCTGCTTCTCTAAAATTTAGAAGCCCATCGTTGTTTAGTCAGAGCTGATATTGggtgtttgaatttttttctccCTTTTCATTCACAAATTTTTCAGTTTGTTTTTCATTCATGATAATGTGATGATAAATGCCAAGGCTGTGAATCAATGTGATGATTTGAGAGCGCCATAAAGAAAGTTTCCGGAGTtcagtttgatggagatcaaactaGAACATTGGTGGAAGGATTGCAGGTTGAGTTCAGGTTCTTGCTTCAGTCATTGTGTTTTGTTTTGTGGACACACAAATACTGTCTCTGATGCGATGAGAATATTTTAGAAAGGATGAAAACGGAAGCTCTATTTTATTTATGATCAGTTTTACAATATAAATACAAATGTAAATTCTACAAGAAAGGAAAATGCTTGACTACAGCAATCAATCGAAACAATCAGTATACAAAAATCATGGGTTCAAGACTAATGCTTGATTGTTGGACAATTAGCAGTGTGGTGTATCCTTGAGCTAATTAGGTTCTTAATATGCTTCTTGATAAGATACGATTGCTCATAGGTATGTACTTCGAAgatgtttaaaaatacaaagaaAAACAATTTATTTCCTGGATCTCTTAATGCTACTTCTAACACTtgcatt
This region of Primulina eburnea isolate SZY01 chromosome 14, ASM2296580v1, whole genome shotgun sequence genomic DNA includes:
- the LOC140813361 gene encoding uncharacterized protein isoform X1, producing MLIDDLDRFNSYPWGRVAFRDAVRCLKKDLLGRYTYLTETQGRKEVDESFLIGGFVLPLQILAYEYYPSVAQKFAKRRDVVDGLTLPRMFQWVTNKWASNRAPSAVDVVAAFGDCALDDCLGCLTPTPKELVSPYYTTGVFDDSATDEVITRYSSCGGRVRQSFVASTLWSLPQSSTHIYLQMFRAPLLHIHLRIMPSPVLLMSLDPAHVRVLESTLDSILPVAHHPWSVVSRDG
- the LOC140813361 gene encoding uncharacterized protein isoform X2 produces the protein MLIDDLDRFNSYPWGRVAFRDAVRCLKKDLLGRYTYLTETQGRKEVDESFLIGGFVLPLQILAYEYYPSVAQKFAKRRDVVDGLTLPRMFQWVTNKWASNRAPSAVDVVAAFGDCALDELVSPYYTTGVFDDSATDEVITRYSSCGGRVRQSFVASTLWSLPQSSTHIYLQMFRAPLLHIHLRIMPSPVLLMSLDPAHVRVLESTLDSILPVAHHPWSVVSRDG